In one Colletotrichum destructivum chromosome 2, complete sequence genomic region, the following are encoded:
- a CDS encoding Putative phytanoyl-CoA dioxygenase, whose amino-acid sequence MPNVSANYGPEVQKVPADTPIEDIIYLLKRDGGVFLKQLIPVADVDQAWEECRERLENDVEWNGSFFPKQTQRATALLALSPTYAKTQVMNSVYQQVCDHFLTTRSCFWWGSEKKESVSKPYVHSCTAMRIGPGGKAQPLHRDDYISHNHHPEVGSWDDERDKNRESAVGLFVAGSKVTKENGGTQFIPRSHLWGTDRDVPPRVEECIYAEMEKGDAFIMLASAYHAGGHNTTKDEKRLVFATFVTRGYLRQEENQFLSVPQEIAKQYDRPIQEFMGYAISEPACGYVDQLDPIFVLRPELKGDGRPTDF is encoded by the exons ATGCCCAACGTTTCGGCCAACTACGGGCCTGAAGTCCAAAAAGTCCCCGCAGACACACCCATAGAAGACATTATCTACCTCCTCAAGCGTGATGGTGGCGTCTTTCTCAAGCAACTcatccccgtcgccgacgtaGACCAGGCTTGGGAAGAATGCCGAGAACGCCTAGAGAACGATGTCGAATGGAACGGCTCGTTCTTCCCTA AGCAGACGCAGCGGGCAACTGCCCTACTAGCTCTCAGTCCTACCTATGCCAAGACCCAAGTAATGAACTCCGTCTACCAACAAGTGTGCGACCATTTCTTGACCACCCGAAGCTGTTTCTGGTGGGGTAGCGAAAAAAAGGAGTCGGTGTCCAAGCCTTACGTCCACTCATGCACAGCCATGAGAATCGGCCCCGGTGGCAAAGCCCAGCCTTTGCACCGCGACGACTATATCAGCCACAACCACCATCCGGAAGTGGGCAGCTGGGACGACGAGAGGGACAAGAATCGAGAGTCGGCCGTCGGACTGTTTGTGGCTGGGAGCAAAGTCACTAAGGAGAACGGGGGCACCCAGTTCATCCCCCGAAGCCATCTTTG GGGTACTGACCGAGATGTTCCGCCTCGGGTTGAAGAATGCATCtacgccgagatggagaaagGCGATGCCTTCATCATGCTGGCCTCTGCTTACCACGCAGGAGGTCACAACACAACAAAGGACGAGAAGCGGTTGGTGTTTGCAACATTTGTCACGCGGGGATACCTCCGACAGGAAGAAAACCAGTTCTTGTCTGTTCCCCAGGAAATCGCGAAACAGTATGACCGACCGATCCAGGAGTTTATGGGATATGCCATCAGCGAGCCAGCATGCGGGTACGTTGACCAATTAGATCCAATCTTCGTGCTCAGACCGGAGTTGAAAGGTGATGGTCGGCCAACAGATTTTTGA
- a CDS encoding Putative Brix domain, protein Peter Pan produces the protein MARKRVKKRTHVGASNPAAVADNHGSKDPKSMVIRIGAGEVGSSVSQLAADFRKVMEPGTAARLRERRANRLKDYVVMTGPLGVTHLMLFSRSESGNTNLRVALTPRGPTLNFRVEKYSLCKDVQKAQRRPKGSGKEQLAPPLLVMNNFHTPDADANSKVPKHLESLVTSVWSSVFPPLNPNATPLGKIKRTLLLNREKDPENEGSFIINLRHYAITTRSTGISRPLRRLEKAEKLLASKTNGKGGVPNLGKLEDIADFLQGGENGDGYLTDATSGSEIDSDAEVEVKEQKAQKIKKNAAPVDDEAADEDDAVEKRAVKLVELGPRMRLRLTKVEEGLCAGKVMWHEYVHKTKEEVKELEKRWEKRQKEKEARKKQQKDNIEKKRKANAGKGEAADDDSDVDMDYDDEFDSEGLEGDAEYKVNEGMEDTGEWEDEEDEIANG, from the exons ATGGCGCGCAAAAGAGTCAAGAAGAGAACGCATGTCGGTGCCAGCAATcccgctgccgtcgctgACAACCATGGCTCCAAGGACCCCAAGAGCATGGTCATCCGTatcggcgcgggcgaggtcggtTCCAGCGTCAGtcagctcgccgccgattTCCGAAAGGTCATGGAGCCAGGGACAGCTGCCCGTCTTAGAGAACGTAGAGCAAACAGGTTGAAGGACTACGTCGTCATGACCGGCCCCCTCGGCGTCACCCACCTTATGCTCTTCTCCCGCTCCGAAAGCGGCAACACCAACCTGCGCGTTGCCCTCACGCCCCGTGGCCCGACATTGAACTTCAGAGTCGAGAAGTACTCCCTCTGCAAGGACGTTCAAAAGGCCCAGAGACGCCCGAAGGGTAGCGGCAAGGAGCAGCTTGCACCCCCCTTG CTCGTTATGAACAACTTCCATACccccgatgccgacgccaacTCCAAGGTGCCCAAACATCTGGAATCCTTGGTGACTTCGGTATGGTCCAGCGTCTTTCCTCCTTTGAACCCGAATGCGACCCCCCTCGGCAAGATCAAGCGAACGTTACTGCTCAACCGCGAGAAGGATCCGGAGAACGAAGGATCTTTCATCATCAACCTCAGACACTACGCCATCACGACACGTTCTACGGGCATCTCGAGGCCGTTGCGGAGACTGGAAAAGGCTGAGAAGCTGTTGGCCTCCAAGACAAACGGAAAGGGCGGCGTGCCGAATCTTGGAAAGCTCGAGGACATTGCCGATTTCCTCCAAGGCGGAGAAAACGGAGATGGATACCTGACAGATGCCACGAGCGGCAGCGAGATTGACAgcgatgccgaggttgaggtcaaggagcagaaggcccagaagatcaagaagaacgccgcccccgtcgacgacgaagccgcggacgaagacgacgctgTCGAGAAGCGCGCCGTCAAGTTGGTCGAATTGGGACCACGCATGCGTCTGCGCTTGACCAAGGTCGAAGAAGGCCTATGTGCCGGCAAGGTCATGTGGCACGAGTATGTTCacaagaccaaggaggaggtcaaggagcTGGAAAAGCGCTGGGAGAAGAGAcaaaaggagaaggaggcccgcaagaagcagcagaaggaCAACATCGAAAAGAAGCGGAAAGCGAATGCTGGCAAGGGCGAGGCAGCGGATGACGACAGCGACGTGGACATGGACTACGATGACGAGTTCGATAGTGAGGGCCTTGAGGGTGATGCTGAGTACAAGGTCAACGAGGGCATGGAGGATACCGGTGAAtgggaggatgaggaagacgagatTGCCAACGGCTGA
- a CDS encoding Putative transcription factor TFIIB, brf1, TBP-binding domain, Cyclin-like domain-containing protein — protein MSSFLTPTKKSQKPTTGKSKPFQPPNRIRAIREQAERQQANAAAAAAAANASAQAHLNRSRAPAVAISNRPQCPNKTCVKPNVVDGVCQTCGRVADDSNIVAEVQFGETSSGAAMVQGSYIAADQAGVRTMGPVFRRVGGSDDREKSIREARSLMQGYAQRLNLSDNTVNTAVQVFKLASQANFVQGRTLVMVAAVCLYTACRTERPCKIMLIDLADLTQINVFKLGRAFKALNRVVYIFGNGEAPVFPEDILFRLASKLEFKHMTNRVAEDAVRLVQRMKQDWIVMGRRPSGICGACLLIAARMHNFRRTTREVVYVVKVTTHTIQERLQEFNVTEASKMTVEDFLSQDFSSNSHDPPSFYKGTEAWQKQQEESGKKRKRKITDDGDSTRTTPAPSLPPPDLSTAPAVEYRRDKDGFIIPPLPSQIAQDEPALRDTNSTQHLEGLAEEFGDAEKQSQESPQKEAGDKNGRAPKPSLPIDNEWEEDEAQMEEQISEIMNDPETYEHAKAFSNAEQRARIHSIWALQQQPNKAVSMAPEVGEDEFADDPEVLNCMLTPDEIKIKELLWVNENKDWLRQSQERLFRKKLEEKKPKKDRKRKKRPRIGEGQTTPASTPGEAAVNVMKERGFSKRINYDAIRQMFDVQDKGDPGSRPESEAASRPTSKAPSVIDETIHEEEEIEPLEGEEYEHQDDEFGGGDDYDDMGDESHMYDEDDQGMGEDDDDDDDFGLNDDDE, from the coding sequence ATGTCCTCCTTCCTCACACCCACGAAGAAGTCccagaagccgacgacgggcaAGTCGAAGCCATTCCAACCTCCGAACCGCATTCGAGCTATTCGCGAACAAGCCGAACGCCAGCAGgcaaacgccgccgccgccgccgccgccgccaacgctTCCGCCCAAGCACACCTGAACCGCTCTAGAGCCCCGGCGGTCGCCATCTCGAACCGTCCGCAATGCCCGAACAAAACCTGCGTCAAGCCTaatgtcgtcgacggcgtgtgCCAGACCTGTGGCCGAGTCGCCGACGACAGCAACATTGTTGCAGAGGTGCAGTTTGGTGAAACCTCTTCTGGTGCCGCCATGGTACAGGGAAGCTACATCGCAGCCGACCAGGCCGGAGTACGGACAATGGGCCCTGTTTTCCGCCGCGTTGGAGGCTCCGACGATCGAGAGAAGTCTATCCGGGAGGCACGCTCTCTGATGCAGGGTTACGCTCAGCGACTGAACCTCAGCGACAACACTGTCAACACCGCCGTCCAGGTCTTCAAACTCGCCTCTCAAGCCAATTTTGTCCAAGGTCGCACACTTGTCATGGTCGCTGCCGTCTGCCTTTACACTGCTTGCCGCACCGAACGCCCTTGCAAGATCATGCTCATCGACCTTGCCGACCTCACGCAGATCAACGTCTTCAAGCTTGGCCGAGCCTTCAAGGCTCTGAACAGAGTCGTATACATCTTTGGCAACGGGGAGGCCCCAGTGTTCCCCGAGGACATCCTTTTCAGGCTCGCCTCCAAACTTGAGTTCAAGCACATGACCAACAGGGTTGCCGAAGATGCCGTCCGTCTCGTGCAGCGCATGAAGCAGGACTGGATCGTCATGGGCCGTCGCCCATCGGGTATCTGCGGTGCTTGTTTACTCATAGCCGCCAGAATGCACAATTTTCGACGCACGACGAGAGAGGTTGTCTACGTCGTCAAAGTCACCACCCATACCATCCAGGAGCGTCTTCAGGAGTTCAATGTTACGGAGGCTAGCAAGATGACCGTGGAGGACTTCTTGTCCCAGGATTTCAGCTCCAATTCACACGATCCCCCGTCGTTTTACAAGGGTACAGAGGCCtggcagaagcagcaggaggaATCGGGCAAGAAGCGGAAGCGCAAGATCacagacgacggcgacagcaccAGAACGACACCAGCACCTTCACTCCCGCCTCCTGACCTATCAACGGCTCCTGCTGTCGAGTATCGCCGAGACAAGGACGGCTTCATCATTCCCCCGCTTCCCTCCCAGATCGCCCAAGATGAGCCGGCTCTCCGAGACACGAATAGCACTCAGCACCTCGAGGGGTTGGCGGAAGAGTTTGGCGACGCAGAAAAGCAGAGCCAAGAGTCGCCACAGAAGGAAGCCGGCGACAAAAACGGACGGGCTCCCAAGCCTTCGCTGCCCATCGACAacgagtgggaggaggacgaggctcAGATGGAAGAGCAGATTTCAGAGATCATGAACGACCCCGAGACATATGAACACGCCAAGGCCTTCAGCAACGCCGAGCAGCGCGCTCGCATTCACTCCATCTGGGCACTCCAGCAACAACCAAACAAAGCCGTGTCGATGGCCCCAGaggttggcgaggacgaaTTTGCCGACGACCCCGAGGTGTTGAACTGCATGTTGACTCCGGACGAgatcaagatcaaggagtTGTTGTGGGTTAATGAGAACAAGGACTGGTTGCGCCAGTCACAAGAGCGGCTCTTCAGAAAGAAGCtcgaagaaaagaaacccAAGAAGGATCGCAAACGGAAGAAGCGCCCGCGCATTGGCGAGGGCCAGACGACACCAGCTAGCACGCCCGGTGAGGCGGCCGTCAATGTCATGAAGGAGCGAGGCTTCTCGAAGCGCATTAACTATGATGCCATCCGGCAAATGTTCGACGTGCAAGACAAGGGGGATCCGGGATCCCGGCCGGAGAGTGAAGCCGCTAGCCGCCCGACCAGCAAGGCCCCGAGCGTAATCGACGAGACCATCcatgaggaggaagagattGAGCCCCTTGAGGGTGAAGAGTACGAGCACCAGGATGACGAGTTTGGGGGTGGagacgactacgacgacaTGGGCGATGAGTCCCACATgtacgatgaggacgatCAGGGGAtgggagaagacgatgatgatgacgacgattTTGGATTaaacgatgatgatgagtga
- a CDS encoding Putative kinesin-like protein has translation MDSSSQQKSSANLFQVYLRLRPPPAGTASSDRFLDVEECDADTHPSHITLNPPNDRKRSTEKFAFTRVFEEDATQLDVFHCTGVASLVEGVLAPHGGHGTDALIATLGVTGSGKSHTILGSRSTRGMTQLALDVVFRSIGSNMYDSPSLEGSLQASDVSDATIISAPYFLETVFADFSSSRGGGSRAGTPMLGENYPTPTPRRILQRPSALPSAPDISSVNVSSDPESDYAVVLSMYEVYNDKIYDLLTPPIKSNATKEYRRRPLLFKSTEQSADRKMVAGLKKIACTNMKEAIMVLEAGLHERQVAGTGSNSVSSRSHGFFCVEVKKRAKVGRNRAWAGSNLTIVDLAGSERARDAKTQGATLAEAGKINESLMYLGQCLQAQSGMGNSSKPTVMPFRQCKMTELLFSNSFSATSSAGVVPRRNAQRGVMIVTADAHGDVNATSQILRYSALAREVTIPRIPSITSTLLADTPAPSHPSSGMKSPDLLPQRRGYFAHGSSGHRNFSPSSDNGDRVLMEHAALEIARMQEEITNLHIELDSEREARVSTEAHLLSMEDRLLELEQTVREDCMAEFDARFEMELARWKATLAAEQEKGEEHWDRKMELFEKGLGVTLAEDDNVGEDKENLLVEDLEDENERLRRENEILRRELAARSPTKRKPLRERDDFGGPKAGAGPAVSNLGRKMEQLRVSNETPAINGNTGSPKKIRKLATKRWDTVTDDEF, from the exons ATGGATTCCTCATCACAGCAGAAGTCCTCGGCGAATCTCTTTCAGGTGTACCTGCGCTTGCGACCGCCCCCAGCTGGCACGGCATCGTCTGACCGATTCTTGGACGTGGAAGAGTGCGATGCAGACACCCATCCCTCGCACATCACACTCAATCCGCCAAATGATCGCAAAAGGTCGACCGAGAAGTTCGCCTTCACCAGAGTGTTCGAGGAGGATGCTACCCAGCTCGACGTCTTTCACTGCACAGGGGTCGCCTCgcttgtcgagggcgtcTTAGCCCCCCACGGCGGTCATGGTACCGATGCTCTGATCGCTACTCTGGGCGTAACCGGGTCTGGGAAG TCTCATACCATCCTCGGCTCGCGCTCGACGCGAGGCATGACACAACTCGCCCTTGACGTTGTCTTCCGGTCCATTGGCTCCAATATGTACGACTCTCCGAGTTTGGAGGGTTCTCTCCAAGCCTCCGATGTTTCCGACGCCACCATAATCTCGGCACCGTACTTCCTCGAGACCGTGTTTGCCGACTTCAGCTCATCCCGTGGAGGAGGTTCAAGAGCTGGAACCCCAATGCTT GGCGAAAACTATCCGACGCCGACCCCTCGACGAATTCTTCAGCGACCATCAGCACTTCCTTCAGCGCCCGACATCAGCTCCGTCAATGTGTCGTCTGACCCCGAATCCGATTACGCCGTTGTTCTTTCCATGTACGAGGTATACAACGACAAAATCTATGACCTTCTAACCCCCCCTATCAAATCCAATGCGACGAAGGAGtatcggcgccgccctctgTTATTCAAGTCAACTGAGCAATCCGCCGACAGGAAAATGGTTGCTGGTCTGAAGAAGATTGCGTGCACCAACATGAAGGAAGCCATCATGGTGTTGGAAGCCGGTTTACATGAGCGACAAGTGGCTGGGACGGGTAGCAACAGCGTCTCATCTCGAAGCCATGGGTTCTTCTGTGTGGAGGTGAAGAAACGAGCCAAGGTTGGCCGGAATCGCGCTTGGGCTGGCAGCAATTTGACTattgtcgacctcgccggcagTGAGCGTGCTCGAGACGCGAAGACTCAAGGTGCCACTCTTGCTGAGGCTGGCAAGATCAACGAGAGTCTCATGTATCTGGGGCAGTGTCTCCAGGCGCAAAGCGGCAtgggcaacagcagcaag CCCACTGTCATGCCGTTCCGACAGTGCAAAATGACAGAGCTACTTTTCTCCAATTCCTTCTCTGCGACATCTTCTGCAGGTGTTGTGCCTCGTCGAAATGCTCAACGAGGAGTCATGATCGTGACTGCAGATGCACACGGGGACGTCAATGCCACTTCGCAGATCCTCAGATACAGTGCCTTGGCGAGAGAAGTCACGATTCCTCGTATCCCCAGCATTACATCGACCCTGCTAGCAGACACACCTGCACCCTCGCACCCATCGTCGGGGATGAAGTCCCCCGATCTACTTCCACAGCGGAGAGGCTATTTCGCACACGGTTCATCAGGTCACCGCAACTTTTCGCCAAGCTCCGACAATGGAGACAGAGTTCTGATGGAACATGCGGCGCTAGAGATCGCTCGGATGCAAGAAGAGATAACCAATCTTCACATTGAACTAGACAGTGAGCGTGAAGCCAGGGTATCTACCGAGGCACATCTTCTCAGCATGGAAGACAGGCTATTAGAGCTGGAGCAGACGGTGCGTGAGGATTGCATGGCCGAGTTTGATGCCCGATTCGAGATGGAGCTGGCTCGATGGAAGGCAACACTGGCTGCTGAACAAGAGAAGGGTGAAGAGCACTGGGATCGTAAAATGGAGCTCTTTGAGAAAGGCCTCGGCGTCACCCTCGCGGAAGACGATaacgtcggcgaggacaaggaaAACTTGTTGGTTGAGGATCTCGAAGACGAGAACGAGAGACTTCGGCGGGAGAATGAGATCCTGAGACGCGAGCTTGCGGCGAGGAGTCCAACCAAGCGCAAGCCGCTTCGGGAACGAGACGACTTTGGAGGCCCCAAAGCTGGCGCCGGCCCCGCCGTCAGCAACCTAGGTCGGAAGATGGAGCAGCTGCGTGTTAGTAACGAAACCCCAGCCATCAATGGAAACACGGGGAGCCCGAAGAAGATAAGGAAGCTCGCAACGAAGCGGTGGGACACGGTTACGGATGATGAGTTTTGA
- a CDS encoding Putative ATP-dependent RNA helicase DEAD-box, DEAD/DEAH box helicase domain-containing protein translates to MSSLKRQKVSHKASAVKESRVAERESSPTQSAVSEPEVEGEVTADATEEVTKSFKDLGVVDSLCDACANLGYTKPTPIQAQSIPHALANRDIIGLAETGSGKTAAFALPVIQALLEKPQAFFGLVLAPTRELAAQIGQQFEALGSLISLRTAVIVGGLDIYSPVAQAIALGKKPHVIIATPGRLVDHLEKTKGFSLRSLKYLVMDEADRLLDMDFGPSIDKILKFVPRERRTFLFSATMSSKIESLQRASLRDPVRVSISSNKYQTVSTLLQYYLFIPHTQKDVHLIYLLNEHAGKKIMIFTRTVAETQRLAILLRSLGFGAIPLHGQLNQTARLGALNKFRTGTRSILVATDVAARGLDVPAVDVVVNHDLPQDSKTFIHRIGRTARAGKSGIALSLVTQYDLEIFLRIEAALGKKLDEYPTQKDEVMVFQNRVEEAQRHARMEMKNLMETKGKKGSTLKGGKKGGAGSGGKRRHDDMDAEEG, encoded by the exons ATGTCTTCTCTGAAGCGACAAAAGGTTTCGCATAAGGCCTCCGCGGTCAAGGAGTCTCGTGTCGCTGAGAGGGAGTCATCCCCGACCCAATCCGCCGTCTCTGAGCCTGAGGTCGAAGGAGAGGTTACCGCCGACGCCACAGAGGAGGTTACGAAAAGCTTTAAGGATCTC GGAGTTGTCGACTCGCTTTGCGACGCATGCGCCAACCTCGGATACACGAAACCCACCCCCATCCAGGCCCAGTCTATCCCACATGCCTTGGCGAATCGCGATATCATCGGCTTGGCCGAAACTGGTTCAGGAAAGACGGCAGCG TTCGCGCTGCCGGTGATCCAGGCTCTTTTGGAGAAGCCTCAAGCATTCTTCGGGTTGGTGCTAGCACCTACGAGAGAATTGGCTGCCCAAATTGGCCAGCAGTTTGAGGCCCTGGGCAGCTTGATCTCGCTCCGGACAGCAGTAATCGTCGGTGGGCTGGACAT CTATTCCCCA GTTGCCCAAGCCATCGCTCTCGGCAAAAAGCCACACGTCATCATAGCGACACCCGGAAGACTGGTAGACCACCTTGAAAAGACAAAAGGGTTCTCCTTGCGGTCACTCAAGTACTTGGTCATGGACGAGGCTGACAGACTGCTGGACATGGACTTCGGTCCCAGTATCGACAAGATTCTCAAGTTCGTCCCCCGCGAACGGCGAACATTTCTCTTCTCCGCGACCATGAGCTCCAAGATCGAGAGTCTGCAAAGGGCCAGTTTGCGCGATCCTGTCCGCGTCAGCATCAGCTCCAACAAGTACCAGACCGTCTCAACCCTTCTGCAATACTACCTCTTCATACCCCACACGCAGAAGGACGTGCATCTCATTTACCTCCTCAACGAACATGCCGGCAAGAAGATTATGATCTTCACGCGCACCGTGGCTGAGACGCAAAGATTGGCCATCTTGCTCAGGTCACTGGGTTTTGGCGCCATCCCTCTCCACGGCCAGCTGAACCAAACAGCTCGTCTCGGCGCTCTCAACAAGTTCCGCACAGGCACACGGTCCATTCTCGTCGCAACGG ACGTGGCTGCTCGAGGATTGGATGTTCCGGCGGTagacgtcgtcgtcaaccaCGACTTGCCCCAA GACAGCAAAACCTTCATTCACAGAATTGGTCGAACCGCTCGTGCTGGAAAGTCAGGTATCGCCCTCAGCCTCGTCACACAGTACGACCTGGAAATCTTCCTCCGCATTGAGGCCGCTCTTGGCAAAAAGTTGGACGAGTATCCTACGCAAAAGGATGAGGTCATGGTTTTCCAAAATCGCGTTGAAGAGGCTCAGAGACATGCTAGAATGGAAATGAAGAACTTGATGGAAACGAAGGGTAAGAAGGGATCGACGCTGAAAGGCGGAAAGAAGGGCGGTGCAGGCAGCGGTGGCAAGCGGCGCCACGACGACATGGATGCTGAAGAGGGTTGA